From the Planktothricoides raciborskii GIHE-MW2 genome, the window TTGCTTTTCCTTACTTGCCAATCCCCTAAAAAATCCAGCCCGGGCAGAGCAGATTACAGAAAATCAGCCTTTAATTCTCGCCCAAAAAGCTAATCATCAGAAAAATGCCACAAAAGTCACTGGGGCAAATGGTCAGTATGTCGCCCAAATGAGGATCAATGCTTCACCTGCCGAAGTTTGGCGGGTTTTAACGGATTACAATAATTTTAATCAATTCATTCCCAATGTGATTTCTAGTCGATTGATTTCCGCCGATGGCAACGTCAAAATTATTGAACAAATCTCTGAACGGGTGTTATTTGGGGTTCCTATCCAAACTCGGATGCGGACACAAAATCGCGAAACTTATCAACAACAAATTAACTTTAACTTAATTAGTGGCGATTTATCCAAGTTACAAGGATACTGGAAAATTGAACCCGTTGGCAGTGGTAATGGTAGTGCCAATCAAGTCTTATTGACCTACCAAGTAGAAGCTCAACCGCCATCAGGGGTTCCAGCCGCGTTTTTTTATGATATTTTTAAGAATTCTTTAGAACCTACCCTGAATGCAATTCGGCAAGCAGCAGAAAATTAAGTAAATCTCAAAAAATTGTTTTTTTCACCAACAATTTTCCGATTGATTGCTAATTCATTGGTAATTGCTGTCGGCATGATTTTTTCTTTTTGCTGGGGTAAAGAAACCGGGTTTCAGGAAAATCTCTTCTAGGGAAATCTATTCTCTTGAATCCAGAGATTCACCCTTGATTCCCGGTTTTGCATCTAAAACTCCAGAGGCAAAATTCCTGATCTAACAGGTGTTGCTTGACTACATATAATCCACCCGCGATCGCCGTAAATTTATTAAAAAAACATAAGATTTTCCTTCAATTCAACTCCTGTTAGCGTTGATATTTCCCAGATATTATATCCAATCTTCCTCATCGCTTTTAGGGCGATAAATATGGCCAAGACCATGAATTTTTCGCGTATATTCAAACAGTTCTTCTTCGGTTAAATTCCACTTAGCCAGCAATTTTTCTAAATCTGCTTGGATATCTTTAGCTCCGGGAAAGCCCCGATACCGAATTCTTAATCTAGCTAACTCTGCTAAATTATAATCCGTAGGTTCTCCATCAAGCAGACTCTCAACAATCGCCCGATCTTTAGCAGCTAAAGGATGTAGCTGATCCTGATTTCCTTGGCTCATTTGATTTCACTCCCACGTAGTTGCTGAAATATTCTATACATATCCTGGGCAAACTTTTGGGGATTCCATAATGGGGATAAATTTTCTGGATCTTGGGATTTTTTCAACTGTTCCCGAATGCTATTTCTTAAATTCAAATCCTGTCCTAATTTGATCCCCCATGCCACATATTCTTCCCAACTCGAAGCCAACCCTGCGGAAATGCCCAAAGTTTTTAAGCATGAATACCCCATTCTTGCCAAAAATTGCTCC encodes:
- a CDS encoding SRPBCC family protein — translated: MMKISSVAIIIGYLTCFSLLANPLKNPARAEQITENQPLILAQKANHQKNATKVTGANGQYVAQMRINASPAEVWRVLTDYNNFNQFIPNVISSRLISADGNVKIIEQISERVLFGVPIQTRMRTQNRETYQQQINFNLISGDLSKLQGYWKIEPVGSGNGSANQVLLTYQVEAQPPSGVPAAFFYDIFKNSLEPTLNAIRQAAEN
- a CDS encoding DUF3288 family protein, coding for MSQGNQDQLHPLAAKDRAIVESLLDGEPTDYNLAELARLRIRYRGFPGAKDIQADLEKLLAKWNLTEEELFEYTRKIHGLGHIYRPKSDEEDWI